In the genome of Methylotenera mobilis JLW8, the window TAAGTGTTGCTGTCTTTAATTTCCAGTACATCAGAAATCATGGCGACATCCAGTAGTGCTGCGGCACGTGCCAAGATATTGCGGCTGAATGATGCGTGTGCAGCTAATACCACGCTGTATTCGTTGGCGATGCTAGTAATCAGCGGTGCAACATCTTCAGCTAACTGGTGTGCCAAGTGTTCAGCATCGATTTGAATCACGCGCGCTACGCCGTCAATTAACGCAGCCTGTTGTGCAATGTTGCTGACGTTGCTACCCACTACTAAAATTTCAACTGGGTTGTGCCAAGACTGGGCAGCGGTCACCGCTTGGTAAACTGATGCGCTCAGTGTGCTGCCGTTATGTTCGGCTAGAATTAGGGTTTTCATAGTTGTATTCCTTCGTGTTCGCGCAATTTAGTCAGCAACTCTTGCACGCTGCTCACTTTAATACCAGCTTTTCTCGCTGGTGGCTCTGATACTTTTAATAGCTGCAGACGCGGTTTGGTGTCTACACCAAAGTCAGCAGCCTTAATGGCCTCAATCGGTTTCTTTCTCGCCATCATCAAGTTAGGCAGTTTTACAAAACGTGGTTGGTTTAAACGCAGGTCAGCGGTAATCACTGCCGGCAGGTTTAAGCTGATGGTTTCTGTACCGCCATCTACCTCGCGGGTGGCGACCACTTCATTACCGTTGATGGTGATGGCTGATACGTAAGTCGCTTGCGGGTAATTGAGCAGTGCCGCTAGCATCTGTCCAGTCTGACCTGCATCGTCATCTACCGCTTGTTTGCCTAGCATAATTAACCCCGGTTGCTCACGCTCCGCCAAAGCCTTCAGTAGTTTGGCAACTGCCAGCGGCTGTAGTTCTTCTTCGCTTTCAATTAGCACCGCGCGGTCTGCGCCCATGGCCAGACCTTGTCTTAATACGTCTTGATTAGCTGCGGTACCTAGGGACACGACAACCACTTCAGATGCAATGCCTTTTTCTTTTAGTTTTAAGGCTTCTTCGATTGCATTTTCATCAAATGGGTTTACACTCATCTTTACGCCATCAATTTCCACATTCGAGCCATCAGGCTTGATATGTACTTTGATGTTGTAATCTACTACGCGTTTTACAGCGACCAATATTTTCATGGCAATTTCCTCAATAATTGCTGCGTATTTTACATGAGCGTATAATATATATAAATTAGATTGTAAAGATATTATATATCTGCAAAATAGATATAGGAGTGTATGAAATATACCCTAAGGCAACTAGAGATATTTGTTGTCATCAGTCGTACCGAAAGCGTCTCGCGCGCAGCCGATGCTTTAGCTTTATCGCAATCGGCAACCAGTACCGCATTGAGTGAGCTGGAGCGACAATTCGACCTGCAGCTTTTTGACCGGGTGGGTAAAACTCTGCGTATCAATGAAACCGGGCTGCAACTGCTCCCCAAGGCGGTAGAGTTATTAGACCGTGCCAGTGAAATAGAAAATCTGCTGCGCGGTCACACCGGCTTCGGCTATATGAAAATTGGCGCTACTTTAACGGTGGGCAATTACTTGGCTACCATGCTGGTGGCAAAATTCTTGCAGGATCATCCTGAAAGCCGCATTCAGTTACAAGTACATAATACCAGCACCATCGTGCAGCAGGTAGTGAATCACGAACTGGATCTGGGCTTGATTGAAGGGGATTGCAGCCATCCGGATATCGAGGTGCAGCGCTGGGTGGCGGATGAACTGGTAGTGTTTGCGGCACCCAATCACCCGCTGGCGCAGTTAAAACAAATTTCGATAGCACAATTATTGCAGGAGCAATGGATTTTAAGGGAGCAAGGTTCTGGCACCCGTGCAACTTTTGATCGTGCTTTTCATAATAACAATGCCGGTTTGCATATCCGCCTAGAGCTGGAGCACACCGAGGCGATTAAGCGTGCGGTAGAGTCTGGGCTAGGTATTGGCTGCATCTCGCGTTTGGCGTTGAAGGACGCTTTCCGCCGTGGCAGCTTGGTGCCGTTAGTGACGCCAGAACTAAATTTAGGAAGATATTTTTACTTTCTCTGGCACAAGCAAAAATATCAAACAACAGGTATGCGTGAATTTATCATGTTATGCAAAAAAATGGTGGTGGGCGCAGAGCGTAGCGACCAAGTTAATTTGCCAGAAATAGCTTAGAGGACGGTCTTTAAATGACAGATGTGCAACGCGATGTAATGAATTACGATGTGTTAATTGTAGGGGCTGGGCCAGCGGGTCTGGCGGCGGCGATACGGCTGAAACAGCTGGCCAACGCGGCTGGGCAGGAGCTCAGTGTGTGCGTGTTGGAAAAAGCAGCCGAGGTAGGCGCGCATATTTTATCCGGTGCGGTGATTGACCCTATCGCGTTGAATGAACTGATTCCAGATTGGCGCGAAAAAGGTGCGCCAGTGCATACCAGTGTGAAGGAAGACGAGTTTCTCGTGCTGGGTAAAACTAAATCCTGGCCGGTTCCACATTGGCTGATGCCGCCCTTGATGAGTAATGAGGGCAACTATATTGTGAGCCTGGGCGATGTGGATCGCTGGTTAGGTGAGCAAGCGGATGCCTTAGGGGTGGAAATTTACGCAGGTTTTGCGGCACAAAGTATGCTGTATGACGAAAATCAGCAAGTGGTTGGCGTGATTACCGGCGATATGGGGCGTGATGCGCACGGCAAGGAAACCGCACAATTCACGCTTGGCATAGAAATTAGAGCGCAATATACTTTAATCGCAGAAGGTACACGTGGCTCATTAACACGCGAGCTAGAGAGCAAATACGCGCTGCGTACCTCGCCGCAGAAATATGGTTTAGGCTTTAAAGAAGTATGGCGTGTGCCGGTAGCACAACATAGGCCCGGACTGGTGCAACACAGCGTAGGCTGGCCATTGCAGGCGGATACCGGTGGTGGTTCTTTCATCTATCATTACGGTGAACAGCTGGTGTCTATTGGCTTTGTGGTGCATTTGGACTACGCCAACCCGCATCTTTCTCCATTTGAAGAGTTCCAGCGCTTTAAGACCCACCCTGAGATTAAAGCCTTGCTGAAAGATGGCGAGCGTTTTAGTTATGGCGCGCGTGCGATTAGTGAAGGTGGCGTGCAAGCATGGCCGGAGATGATTTTTCCAGGTGGTGCGCTCATCGGTTGTAGTGCAGGCATGGTGAATGTGCCGCGTATCAAAGGTAGCCACAATGCGATGAAATCTGGCATGTTGGCAGCCGAGGCTGTGTTTAATGCGATTACACAGGCAGAGCAGTCGGATAACCGCTTGCTGACAGCGTATCCACAAGCACTCAAAGATTCATGGGTGTGGCAAGATTTAGATGCGGTGCGTAACATAAAGCCGCTGTTGTCGCGATTTGGCAGTTGGGGCGGTACTTTGTTAGGTGGCATCGAGATGTGGCTGCATGCACTGCATGTGCGTTTGCCGTGGACATTGCAACATCAGAAAGCAGACCATGAATACACCAAGCCGGCATCTGTAATGCCAATGATTCAGTACGAAAAGCATGATGGCGTGTACAGTTTTGACCGCTTAAGTTCCATCAGCTTAAGTAACCTTGCGCATGATGCAAATCAGCCTTGCCATTTGACGCTGCGCGACCAGAATGTGCCTATCAGTGTTAATCTGGCTAATTATGATGCGCCTGAGCAACGCTATTGCCCGGCTGGAGTCTATGAAATCGTGAAATCGCATGATGCGAGCTATTTGCACATTAATGCGCAAAACTGCATACATTGCAAAACCTGCGATATTAAAGACCCGACACAGAACATTGTGTGGGTACCGCCTGAGGGGGGCAGTGGCCCGACTTATATGGGGATGTAATTGATGGGCATCTAGTTCGCAATCTAGTTCGTATAAGTTTTGATAATAAAAAACCTCAACTTGGATCAAGTTGAGGTTTTTTTATCGCCTAATGTCCGCCTTATTGGGCTGGCGCAATCAGGCTAGATCAAAACGATCAAGGTTCATGACTTTGGTCCATGCCTGTACAAAATCGCCTAGGAACTTGGCTTGTGCATCATCCGTTGCATAAACTTCGGCAATAGCACGCAGCTGCGAGTTAGAGCCAAACACTAAGTCCACTACAGTAGCTGTCCATTTAAGCGTCTTGCTGCTACGGTCATAGCCCTCAAGCACATGTTTGGATGTCGCAGACTTTTGCCATGTCGTGTTCATGTCCAATAAGTTCACGAAGAAGTCATTGCTTAAGGTTTCGGCTTGATGTGTGAACACACCATGCTGAGATTTACCATGATTCACATTTAGCACACGTAGACCACCGATCAGCACCGTCATTTCTGGTGCGCTGAGCGTGAGCAATTGCGCCTTGTCTAGCAGTAGTTCGGCCACATTGGCCTCAACGCCATTTTTCGTATAGTTGCGGAAACCATCGGCAATTGGCTCCAGTACGGCAAATGAGTCAATATCAGTTTGCGCTTGACTGGCATCGTTACGCCCTGGCGTGAATGGCACGGCTAGCGTATGCCCTGCATTGCTAGCAGCCGCTTCAATTGCCGCACCGCCTGCCAGCACAATCAGGTCGGCCATGGAAATGTGCTTGCCGCTGTGCTGTGCACTGTTAAATTCCTGCTGTATCGCTTCTAGTTTCTGCAACACAGTGGTTAACTCGGCTGGCTGATTGATGGCCCAGTCCTTTTGCGGAGAGAGGCGAATGCGTGCTCCGTTTGCACCACCACGTTTATCTGAACCGCGGAATGTGGAAGCAGATGCCCACGCCGTGCTTACCAATTGTGAGATAGATAAACCGGATGCCAATACTTTTGCTTTTAGGCTTGCGATATCCTGCGCATCGACTAGGGTGTAGTTAACCGCTGGGATAGGATCCTGCCAGATGAGCGCTTCTTTGGGTACTAATGGACCTAAATGGCGCGATACTGGGCCCATGTCGCGGTGGGTTAGCTTAAACCAGGCGCGGGCAAAAGCATCTGCAAATGCCTGCGGGTTAGCAAAAAAGTGACGTGATATTTTCTCGTAGGCTGGATCCATCCGCATAGCTAAGTCAGCAGTGGTCATGATAGGCGCATGGCGTCTAGATGCATCATGTGCATCAGGCACGGTATTTAGAGCGCTAGCCTCTTTTGGCGTCCATTGGTGCGCGCCAGCTGGGCTCTTGGTCAACTGCCACTCATAGCCGAACAGGTTTTCAAAATAGTTGTTATCCCATTGGATAGGGTTGCTGGTCCACGCACCTTCAATTCCGCTAGTGATGGTGTGTACGCCTTTACCACTGCCAAAGCTGTTGTGCCAGCCTAGGCCCTGCGCTTCAATCTCTGCTGCTTCAGGCTCTGCACCAACATGACTAGCGTCGCCGGCGCCGTGGCATTTGCCAAAGGTATGGCCACCAGCCACCAGTGCTACGGTTTCCTCATCGTTCATTGCCATGCGTGCGAAGGTTTCGCGAATATCACGGGCAGAAGCTACAGGGTCTGGATTACCGTTGGGGCCTTCTGGATTAACGTAAATCAAGCCCATTTGCACTGCGCCTAGCGGGTTTTCCAGCTCACGGTCACCATGGTAGCGATTGTCGCCTAGCCATGTGGTTTCTGGCCCCCAATAGATGTCCTGCTCTGGTTCCCAAATATCCTTACGCCCACCGGCAAAGCCAAAGGTCTTCAGCCCCATGGAGTCCAGCGCTACATTGCCAGCCAGTATCATTAAGTCTGCCCATGAAATCTTGCGGCCATATTTTTGTTTAACAGGCCAAAGCAAGCGGCGTGCTTTATCTAGGTTGCCATTGTCCGGCCAGCTATTAAGTGGTGCAAAGCGCTGTGCACCGGAGCCAGCGCCGCCGCGGCCATCGTAAATGCGATAAGTACCAGCACCATGCCATGCCATGCGCACAAAGAATGGGCCATAATGTCCATAATCGGCAGGCCACCACTCCTGTGAGTCTGTCATCAGGGCATGTAAATCCTTAATCACGGCAGATAGGTCTAGGCTATTAAATTCTGCTGCATAGTCATAATCTTGCCCCATAGGGTCAGATTTAGGTGTGTGCTGGTGCAATATGCTGAGGTTGAGCTGTTCTGGCCACCAGGCTGCGTTAGCAGAGCCTGCGGTGGTGGTTGGTTTGGGTGCACCACCAGAGAAAGGGCATTTTGATTCGGCTGTCATGATGTTCTCCTGTTATTGTTTAGAACGTGATGGACCTGTTTTAATCATCTCTGCTGAATATAGCGCAGAAATATTTTAATCTTAAATTTACACGCTGTAGTGTAAAAATTGGTTACAGGTCTCACGTATGGTTTGCTATTGGCTCAATGCATATTGAGCAAACATGTCGATAAAAATTTCTTGTAACTCGTATAAATAGTTGTTCATTTTTCTCTCCATTTATATTGCTATCTCGGTGGTTTGGTAAAGCAATGTTGAGCAGCAAGTGGGACCAGTGTATAGGCCGAACATTGATTTGTATAATTGAATGTTCTAATTTTATTGATATGCTAAACTTATCAATCATGCATAATCTGGATACTGGCAATGACCTTAAGTGAATTACGTTTTGTGGTTGCCGTGGCAAAGGAGCGCAACTTTAGGCGAGCTGCCGACAAGTGCTACGTTAGCCAGCCCGCGCTTAGTTTGGCGATTAAAAAATTGGAAGAAGATTTAGGCGTACAAATCTTTGAGCGCAGCCGCACTGATATTAATCCCACCCCTATCGGCGAAAAGATTATCGAACAGGCGATTAAGGCGATAGAGGAAGTGAACTACATACGCGAGATTGCCCAGCAGGGTAATAACCAACTGGGTGGCGTGTTCCGCTTAGGTTTGATTTACTCGGTGGGTCCTTATTTGCTGCCAGAACTTATCCCTATTTTGCGGCAGAGCGCACCGGAAATGCCGTT includes:
- a CDS encoding LysR family transcriptional regulator, with amino-acid sequence MKYTLRQLEIFVVISRTESVSRAADALALSQSATSTALSELERQFDLQLFDRVGKTLRINETGLQLLPKAVELLDRASEIENLLRGHTGFGYMKIGATLTVGNYLATMLVAKFLQDHPESRIQLQVHNTSTIVQQVVNHELDLGLIEGDCSHPDIEVQRWVADELVVFAAPNHPLAQLKQISIAQLLQEQWILREQGSGTRATFDRAFHNNNAGLHIRLELEHTEAIKRAVESGLGIGCISRLALKDAFRRGSLVPLVTPELNLGRYFYFLWHKQKYQTTGMREFIMLCKKMVVGAERSDQVNLPEIA
- the katG gene encoding catalase/peroxidase HPI, translated to MTAESKCPFSGGAPKPTTTAGSANAAWWPEQLNLSILHQHTPKSDPMGQDYDYAAEFNSLDLSAVIKDLHALMTDSQEWWPADYGHYGPFFVRMAWHGAGTYRIYDGRGGAGSGAQRFAPLNSWPDNGNLDKARRLLWPVKQKYGRKISWADLMILAGNVALDSMGLKTFGFAGGRKDIWEPEQDIYWGPETTWLGDNRYHGDRELENPLGAVQMGLIYVNPEGPNGNPDPVASARDIRETFARMAMNDEETVALVAGGHTFGKCHGAGDASHVGAEPEAAEIEAQGLGWHNSFGSGKGVHTITSGIEGAWTSNPIQWDNNYFENLFGYEWQLTKSPAGAHQWTPKEASALNTVPDAHDASRRHAPIMTTADLAMRMDPAYEKISRHFFANPQAFADAFARAWFKLTHRDMGPVSRHLGPLVPKEALIWQDPIPAVNYTLVDAQDIASLKAKVLASGLSISQLVSTAWASASTFRGSDKRGGANGARIRLSPQKDWAINQPAELTTVLQKLEAIQQEFNSAQHSGKHISMADLIVLAGGAAIEAAASNAGHTLAVPFTPGRNDASQAQTDIDSFAVLEPIADGFRNYTKNGVEANVAELLLDKAQLLTLSAPEMTVLIGGLRVLNVNHGKSQHGVFTHQAETLSNDFFVNLLDMNTTWQKSATSKHVLEGYDRSSKTLKWTATVVDLVFGSNSQLRAIAEVYATDDAQAKFLGDFVQAWTKVMNLDRFDLA
- a CDS encoding electron transfer flavoprotein subunit beta/FixA family protein produces the protein MKILVAVKRVVDYNIKVHIKPDGSNVEIDGVKMSVNPFDENAIEEALKLKEKGIASEVVVVSLGTAANQDVLRQGLAMGADRAVLIESEEELQPLAVAKLLKALAEREQPGLIMLGKQAVDDDAGQTGQMLAALLNYPQATYVSAITINGNEVVATREVDGGTETISLNLPAVITADLRLNQPRFVKLPNLMMARKKPIEAIKAADFGVDTKPRLQLLKVSEPPARKAGIKVSSVQELLTKLREHEGIQL
- a CDS encoding electron transfer flavoprotein-ubiquinone oxidoreductase: MTDVQRDVMNYDVLIVGAGPAGLAAAIRLKQLANAAGQELSVCVLEKAAEVGAHILSGAVIDPIALNELIPDWREKGAPVHTSVKEDEFLVLGKTKSWPVPHWLMPPLMSNEGNYIVSLGDVDRWLGEQADALGVEIYAGFAAQSMLYDENQQVVGVITGDMGRDAHGKETAQFTLGIEIRAQYTLIAEGTRGSLTRELESKYALRTSPQKYGLGFKEVWRVPVAQHRPGLVQHSVGWPLQADTGGGSFIYHYGEQLVSIGFVVHLDYANPHLSPFEEFQRFKTHPEIKALLKDGERFSYGARAISEGGVQAWPEMIFPGGALIGCSAGMVNVPRIKGSHNAMKSGMLAAEAVFNAITQAEQSDNRLLTAYPQALKDSWVWQDLDAVRNIKPLLSRFGSWGGTLLGGIEMWLHALHVRLPWTLQHQKADHEYTKPASVMPMIQYEKHDGVYSFDRLSSISLSNLAHDANQPCHLTLRDQNVPISVNLANYDAPEQRYCPAGVYEIVKSHDASYLHINAQNCIHCKTCDIKDPTQNIVWVPPEGGSGPTYMGM